A single window of Lutzomyia longipalpis isolate SR_M1_2022 chromosome 1, ASM2433408v1 DNA harbors:
- the LOC129796853 gene encoding uncharacterized protein LOC129796853: MCLKNIHLKPFLIILIACLLCVAIVSSSSCLNCTENTFKFTEIISRKRRYLVFPPGSTILCTLSVVKAFMFTSPRGHNMVMEVDFYYPLPDKVIHHRKENPKPVETTTQKPIVASPPVELLDFHHDDDLHNFPHYHDEVLTSHRKNDLGVYLSKYNYPKFNKKYFNQKINQKNYINPLYKSKFRNKMRKRRDEMKESLDVIGNHEHKGHRDRRDFYRSIEKFIDENDVGLDGRSCVLRTICEVQLWLMPKGVSLFHDIIRLLFSLPSNSHHIDHYKEAMSSDEYNNCQVYEKKCPISILSFILYSEKKI; encoded by the exons atgtgtctcaaaaatatacatttaaaaccatttctgataattttaattgcatgTCTTTTGTGTGTTGCAATAGTTTCCTCCAGTTCTTGCCTCAATTGTActgaaaatacatttaaattcACAGAAATAATCTCACGCAAGAGAAGATACTTGGTTTTCCCACCAGGATCAACTATTCTC TGTACACTTTCTGTGGTGAAGGCTTTTATGTTTACATCACCAAGAGGACACAACATGGTGATGGAAGTGGACTTTTACTATCCCCTGCCAGATAAGGTGATCCATCATAGGAAGGAAAATCCCAAACCCGTTGAAACCACAACGCAAAAACCAATTGTTGCATCGCCCCCAGTTGAGTTACTTGACTTCCATCATGATGATGATTTGCATAATTTCCCGCATTACCACGATGAAGTGTTAACGTCACACAGGAAAAATGATTTGGGGGTGTATTTATCGAAATATAATTAcccaaaatttaataaaaaatattttaatcagaaaatcaaTCAGAAAAACTACATAAATCCTCTGTATAAAAGCAAATTTCGCaacaaaatgcgaaaaaggAGAGATGAGATGAAAGAAAGTCTTGATGTTATTGGCAATCATGAGCACAAAGGTCACAGGGATCGTCGAGATTTCTACAGGagtattgaaaaattcat AGATGAAAATGATGTTGGTCTAGATGGTCGTTCATGCGTTCTAAGGACTATTTGTGAAGTACAGCTTTGGTTAATGCCAAAGGGAGTATCACTCTTTCATGATATTATACGCCTCCTGTTCTC ATTGCCATCAAATAGTCATCATATCGACCATTACAAGGAAGCAATGTCATCTGATGAGTACAACAATTGTCAAgtttatgaaaagaaatgcCCCATAAGCATATTGAGCTTTATTCTATAtagcgagaaaaaaatataa
- the LOC129796879 gene encoding uncharacterized protein LOC129796879 — MAMVLPISIPNRKIALNMGVQVNYNAPYTPAEFYNPPYWQSKSLHGEEKINPPKSHVKRDLTAGEFYRILGEVLKVQGMENEEECLLKAVCQMAEYPITYGHDDLIEETLHFIFTPSIHKSFAKEEESMRIAYEEAEAIGRHHGDCDKHYVKCHHHTPVEKLTRLEEI; from the exons ATGGCAATGGTTCTTCCTATATCAATACCTAATAGAAAAATTGCTCTAAATATGGGAGTTCAAGTGAACTACAATGCACCCTATACTCCAGCTGAATTTTACAATCCACCCTATTGGCAGTCAAAATCCCTCCATGgcgaggaaaaaattaatccacCTAAATCTCACGTAAAGAGGGATTTAACTGCTGGAGAATTCTACAGGATACTTGGAGAAGTACTGAAAGT CCAAGGgatggaaaatgaagaagagtGTCTTCTGAAGGCTGTTTGCCAGATGGCTGAATACCCCATTACTTACGGGCATGATGACCTCATTGAagaaactttgcattttattttcac ACCTTCAATTCACAAATCTTTCGCCAAAGAAGAGGAATCAATGAGGATTGCCTATGAGGAAGCAGAAGCCATTGGACGGCATCATGGTGATTGCGATAAACATTATGTAAAATGCCATCATCACACGCcagttgaaaaattaacacgACTTGAGGAGATTTGA
- the LOC129786975 gene encoding uncharacterized protein LOC129786975 yields MERFLIFITLYYLSFLIAFNNAKDVHVSEKESDLLSRQKRFLIFNNGGLAKAVLGFSCPVVFNDNTKRSLNVAYNFQAQYQFQPNVTSPLSAPFFTGLERRLKRQRTMDEPKKDDSRKLLYSLLKVTMERRGVDGEECLLRAVCEVAESSYKQNGLFGELIDLIFTPQDDELGPEYTAARTIGLRGGNCQSSFSKCPPNKGLLDSISMIM; encoded by the exons atggaaagatttttaatatttattactcTCTACTATCTCTCATTTCTCATTGCATTTAATAATGCAAAAGACGTGCACGTCAGTGAGAAAGAAAGTGATTTATTAAGTCGTCAGAAGCGTTTTCTCATCTTCAACAATGGTGGTTTGGCAAAGGCAGTTCTAGGATTCTCATGTCCTGTTGTTTTTAATGATAACACAAAGAGGAGCCTCAATGTAGCCTACAATTTTCAAGCACAGTACCAATTTCAACCGAATGTTACATCCCCCCTAAGCGCCCCCTTTTTTACGGGTCTCGAGAGGCGCCTGAAACGCCAACGAACCATGGATGAACCCAAAAAGGATGATTCAAGGAAATTGCTCTATTCCCTGCTCAAAGTGACAATGGAACGACGTGGAGTTGATGGTGAGGAGTGTCTTCTTCGTGCTGTATGTGAGGTCGCCGAGAGTTCATACAAGCAGAATGGTCTCTTTGGTGAATTAATAGATCTCATTTTCAc ACCACAAGACGATGAACTCGGCCCGGAGTACACCGCAGCACGTACCATTGGTCTACGAGGTGGTAATTGTCAATCATCATTCAGCAAATGTCCCCCAAATAAAGGATTGTTGGACTCAATAAGTATGATTATGTAG
- the LOC129796823 gene encoding zwei Ig domain protein zig-8-like isoform X2, giving the protein MAPYRHNLLLILWITPLLITHSSVMGAQRESSKVKENASTNVGGVKNNIEVDEQKSGPYVDKAASKNVTALLGKTAYLNCRVKNLGNKTMLLQVSWIRHRDIHLLTVGRYTYTSDQRFKAIHHPHSEDWILQIKYPQHRDSGIYECQVSSTPHISHYIHLNVIEPSTEIIGAPDLYIESGSTINISCLVLNSPETPAYIFWNHNNAIISYDSPRGGVSVITEKGETTTSFLLIKNARPSDSGQYQCNPSNAKSKSVTVHVLNGEFPAAMQRGVQAHHLMSHYHYLILYMSVVLFSLHFCRLPYRDAAELT; this is encoded by the exons ATGGCGCCATACAGACACAATCTTCTCTTAATCCTATGGATAACTCCTCTTTTGATCACACATTCTTCAG TCATGGGCGCGCAAAGAGAGTCTTCGAAAGTAAAAGAGAATGCATCAACAAATGTTGGTGGTGTAAAGAATAATATCGAAGTAGATGAACAAAAATCAGGACCTTACGTCGATAAGGCGGCATCTAAAAATGTTACAGCACTTTTAGGGAAAACAGCTTATTTAAATTGCAGGGTCAAAAATTTAGGCAATAAGACG ATGCTGCTACAAGTATCATGGATTCGACATCGTGACATACACTTACTGACAGTTGGAAG gTACACATATACATCCGATCAGAGATTTAAAGCTATTCATCATCCACACTCTGAGGATTGGATTCTGCAAATAAAGTATCCCCAGCACAGAGATTCTGGCATTTATGAGTGCCAAGTGTCATCGACGCCACATATAAGTCATTATATTCATCTAAATGTTATTG AACCATCAACAGAAATAATTGGAGCACCGGATTTGTACATTGAAAGCGGTTCCACAATAAACATTTCATGCCTTGTGCTGAATTCACCAGAAACACCTGCATACATTTTCTGGAATCACAATAATgcg ATAATAAGTTACGATTCACCTCGGGGAGGAGTGTCTGTAATAACAGAAAAGGGCGAGACTACAACATCATTTCTATTGATCAAAAATGCTCGGCCATCGGATTCCGGTCAATATCAGTGCAATCCGTCCAATGCCAAAAGCAAGAGTGTTACTGTTCATGTTTTAAATg GGGAATTCCCAGCAGCAATGCAGCGCGGGGTTCAAGCTCATCATCTGATGTCACATTATCATTATCTCATACTTTACATGTCTGTAGTCTTGTTTTCTTTACACTTCTGCCGCTTACCTTATCGAGACGCTGCAGAACTGACATAG
- the LOC129796807 gene encoding tRNA modification GTPase GTPBP3, mitochondrial, with the protein MLKLKGAFLSGAKLIMRKFSSSANTIYSLSSGQGKCGVAVIRVSGLKSLTALMTLTTFKAPPTPRNAYLKKIFHPKSKEFIDRGLILWFPGPGSFTGEDSCEFHVHGGRAVVAALLDALGSVPGLRPAEPGEFTKRAFYSGKMDLTEAEGIADLIHAETEMQRKLAVIQANGHLAKKYNVWREKLTRILAHFEAFIDFGEDENFDEDVLRKVMRDVGEIKREITEHIDDGRRGEILRNGVRAAIVGAPNVGKSSFINILGERPVSIVTDIAGTTRDIVEISCNISGYPVTISDTAGLRNKGNDIVEDEGMLRARECAKHADFTIIIMDAIQVVEYLSKNPQNSIRDYIEEYLKAMEIEIYSPEHIYLVNKTDLISEAPTNLAEQRLFWVSCKNSFGLQIAIDEVRKSLKNICGEPTTENPVLSQARHRHLLCEGLIHLNVFHDYVGILLNSTNSPVELDYAIVAEEIRSVIQSIGKITGSVTTEDILDVIFRDFCIGK; encoded by the exons ATGTTAAAACTAAAAGGAGCCTTCTTAAGTGGTGCTAAATTAATCATGAGGAAGTTTTCTTCCAGTGCCAACACAATTTACAGCTTGTCATCAG GTCAAGGAAAATGTGGTGTTGCTGTAATTAGGGTATCTGGTTTGAAGTCCCTGACTGCCCTAATGACTCTGACAACTTTCAAAGCACCTCCCACCCCAAGGAATGCATATTTGAAGAAGATATTTCACCCAAAATCAAAGGAATTCATCGATCGTGGGCTAATTCTTTGGTTTCCTGGTCCGGGAAGTTTCACCGGAGAGGATTCGTGTGAATTTCACGTTCATGGGGGACGAGCTGTTGTGGCGGCACTCCTCGATGCACTTGGAAGTGTACCAGGATTGCGGCCAGCAGAACCGGGTGAGTTTACAAAAAGAGCTTTCTATTCCGGAAAGATGGATCTCACAGAAGCCGAGGGTATTGCTGATCTCATTCATGCTGAAACGGAAATGCAAAGGAAATTGGCTGTGATCCAAGCAAATGGGCATTTGGCAAAGAAGTACAATGTGTGGCGTGAGAAACTCACGAGGATTCTGGCACATTTTGAGGCATTTATAGATTTTGGGGAAGATGAGAATTTTGACGAGGATGTGCTGCGAAAAGTCATGAGGGATGTTGGTGagattaaaagagaaataactGAGCACATTGATGATGGTCGTAGGGGTGAGATACTGCGTAATGGGGTGCGTGCTGCTATTGTGGGTGCACCAAATGTTGGTAAGAGTAGTTTTATAAATATCTTAGGAGAACGACCAGTTTCAATTGTTACGGATATTGCCGGAACAACGAGAGATATTGTTGAAATAAGCTGCAACATAAGCGGCTACCCGGTGACAATATCAGATACAGCAGGACTTAGAAATAAAGGGAATGACATTGTTGAGGATGAGGGTATGTTGCGGGCAAGAGAATGTGCTAAACATGCCGATTTTACCATCATAATTATGGATGCAATACAAGTTGTTGAGTATCTCAgcaaaaatccacaaaattcaattcgGGATTACATTGAGGAGTACTTGAAAGCAatggaaattgaaatatattcaCCGGAACATATATATCTTGTTAATAAGACAGATCTCATTAGTGAAGCGCCCACGAATTTAGCTGAGCAGAGACTTTTCTGGGTATCATGCAAGAATTCATTTGGATTGCAAATTGCAATTGATGAAGTGcgcaaaagtttgaaaaatat ATGCGGAGAACCAACAACTGAAAATCCTGTCTTAAGTCAAGCACGACATCGTCATTTATTATGCGAAGGACTAATTCATTTGAATGTATTCCATGACTATGTAGGCATCCTCTTAAATAGCACCAATTCACCCGTTGAATTAGATTATGCCATTGTAGCAGAAGAAATACGCTCTGTTATTCAATCAATTGGCAAAATTACCGGATCTGTGACTACCGAAGACATATTAGATGTTATTTTTAGGGACTTTtgtattggaaaataa
- the LOC129796877 gene encoding uncharacterized protein LOC129796877, whose protein sequence is MKIHFLLSIMLLPILVWSHASSQEFSTAYPTGIQRLLSRKRRYLLFPPGSGLTCIFSMVKGIIFNYPTGYNTVSEMNFVYDLPDTMFYIKKWKALQNKFGPKAPKTTKAPVPEEIISWNHPHKTAWGSWNTWNPNSSISFPEEVDHSSWGDHDEYYELKHHRSYKERRDLYQNIEHIIDVMDFKLINRFCILKAICEAQHFLLPKGSSLFHDIFRILFTVPITSKTSPELRNAMTLQEHECDLVFKEKCPMSILQMFLQSGKLF, encoded by the exons atgaaaattcattttcttttgagtatCATGCTTCTGCCTATACTTGTGTGGTCTCACGCAAGCTCTCAGGAGTTTTCCACGGCATACCCAACAGGAATTCAGAGATTGCTGTCACGCAAGAGAAGGTATCTCTTATTTCCCCCTGGATCTGGACTAACG TGCATCTTTTCAATGGTAAAAGGAATCATATTTAACTACCCAACTGGCTATAATACAGTGtcagaaatgaattttgtcTACGATCTACCCGACACAatgttttacattaaaaaatggaaagcccttcaaaataaattcggACCTAAAGCACCTAAAACCACAAAAGCTCCCGTGCCAGAGGAAATTATCAGTTGGAACCATCCACACAAGACTGCTTGGGGTTCATGGAACACATGGAATCCGAATTCTTCAATCAGTTTTCCTGAAGAAGTTGATCACAGTTCTTGGGGAGATCATGATGAATATTATGAGCTAAAGCATCATAGATCTTATAAAGAACGACGTGATTTGTATCAGAACATTGAACATATCAT cgaTGTGATGGACTTTAAGCTGATTAACCGCTTTTGCATTCTAAAAGCTATCTGTGAAGCACAGCATTTCCTCCTTCCAAAAGGTTCTTCTTTGTTTCATGACATATTTAGAATACTCTTTAC AGTTCCAATTACATCAAAGACTTCGCCGGAATTACGAAATGCAATGACTTTGCAGGAACATGAATGTGATTTAGTATTTAAGGAAAAGTGTCCAATGAGTATTTTACAAATGTTTCTCCAAAGTGGGAAATTGTTCTAG
- the LOC129796823 gene encoding uncharacterized protein LOC129796823 isoform X1 has product MAPYRHNLLLILWITPLLITHSSVMGAQRESSKVKENASTNVGGVKNNIEVDEQKSGPYVDKAASKNVTALLGKTAYLNCRVKNLGNKTMLLQVSWIRHRDIHLLTVGRYTYTSDQRFKAIHHPHSEDWILQIKYPQHRDSGIYECQVSSTPHISHYIHLNVIEPSTEIIGAPDLYIESGSTINISCLVLNSPETPAYIFWNHNNAIISYDSPRGGVSVITEKGETTTSFLLIKNARPSDSGQYQCNPSNAKSKSVTVHVLNGVSHSVSRGIPSSNAARGSSSSSDVTLSLSHTLHVCSLVFFTLLPLTLSRRCRTDIALLPLTSCEYILISFLIILLHLYSFLRNQLLNMLLYMDPRILTTKTPSSFIFKWRSYRHLSKKKKSIFGTFVYLPFMWRQEYAVR; this is encoded by the exons ATGGCGCCATACAGACACAATCTTCTCTTAATCCTATGGATAACTCCTCTTTTGATCACACATTCTTCAG TCATGGGCGCGCAAAGAGAGTCTTCGAAAGTAAAAGAGAATGCATCAACAAATGTTGGTGGTGTAAAGAATAATATCGAAGTAGATGAACAAAAATCAGGACCTTACGTCGATAAGGCGGCATCTAAAAATGTTACAGCACTTTTAGGGAAAACAGCTTATTTAAATTGCAGGGTCAAAAATTTAGGCAATAAGACG ATGCTGCTACAAGTATCATGGATTCGACATCGTGACATACACTTACTGACAGTTGGAAG gTACACATATACATCCGATCAGAGATTTAAAGCTATTCATCATCCACACTCTGAGGATTGGATTCTGCAAATAAAGTATCCCCAGCACAGAGATTCTGGCATTTATGAGTGCCAAGTGTCATCGACGCCACATATAAGTCATTATATTCATCTAAATGTTATTG AACCATCAACAGAAATAATTGGAGCACCGGATTTGTACATTGAAAGCGGTTCCACAATAAACATTTCATGCCTTGTGCTGAATTCACCAGAAACACCTGCATACATTTTCTGGAATCACAATAATgcg ATAATAAGTTACGATTCACCTCGGGGAGGAGTGTCTGTAATAACAGAAAAGGGCGAGACTACAACATCATTTCTATTGATCAAAAATGCTCGGCCATCGGATTCCGGTCAATATCAGTGCAATCCGTCCAATGCCAAAAGCAAGAGTGTTACTGTTCATGTTTTAAATg GTGTTTCCCATTCCGTTTCCAGGGGAATTCCCAGCAGCAATGCAGCGCGGGGTTCAAGCTCATCATCTGATGTCACATTATCATTATCTCATACTTTACATGTCTGTAGTCTTGTTTTCTTTACACTTCTGCCGCTTACCTTATCGAGACGCTGCAGAACTGACATAGCTCTGCTACCTCTCACCTCATGTGAATATATACTTATATCCTTTCTCATTATCCTCCTGCATTTGTATTCCTTTCTACGGAATCAATTGCTAAACATGTTACTTTATATGGATCCACGGATCCTTACAACTAAGACTCCTTCTTCATTCATCTTCAAATGGAGAAGTTATCGACACCTgagtaaaaagaagaaatcaatcTTCGGCACTTTTGTATATCTTCCCTTTATGTGGCGCCAAGAATATGCAGTAAGATGA
- the LOC129786974 gene encoding uncharacterized protein LOC129786974, with amino-acid sequence MKWLHLILYFLILMRSTHTTLNNTSAEVGERSKRYLIYPPAGGLVKIIMGFSVPVVLAHKRSLGCAYNLQGQFRLPNEIVWSPATFEGLSRKFKRNETPQGAMVDETREFIYNILVRSKNINGKNGKDCLLRTICEVSQSPLNHHNGIFGEIIDTIFIPGTSRVDECYHEAQMAGISGMDCRHLYKNCPDGDGFLDNFLFS; translated from the exons ATGAAGTGGTTGCACTTAATACTGTACTTCCTCATCTTAATGCGCTCCACCCACACCACATTGAACAACACTTCAGCAGAAGTTGGTGAGAGATCCAAGCGCTATCTCATATACCCCCCGGCTGGGGGTTTGGTCAAAATTATAATGGGCTTTAGTGTACCAGTAGTTCTTGCTCACAAGAGAAGTTTAGGTTGTGCATACAATTTGCAAGGCCAATTCCGGCTACCCAATGAAATTGTTTGGTCACCAGCTACGTTCGAAGGACTTTCGAGGAAATTTAAGAGGAACGAAACTCCCCAAGGTGCAATGGTGGATGAAacgagagaatttatttacaatattCTTGTGAGATCGAAGAATAT aaatggCAAGAATGGAAAGGATTGCCTCCTACGAACAATCTGTGAAGTTTCTCAATCACCTCTAAACCATCACAATGGAATTTTTGGTGAAATTATCGACACAATCTTCATTCCTGGAACATCAAGAGTTGATGAGTGCTACCATGAAGCCCAAATGGCTGGTATTAGTGGTATGGATTGTCGGCATTTGTACAAGAACTGCCCAGATGGAGATGGTtttcttgacaattttttatttagttaa